A genomic region of Alicyclobacillus sp. SO9 contains the following coding sequences:
- a CDS encoding long-chain fatty acid--CoA ligase, which produces MRFRGESIEIPCANLLEMLEATVERYPTHTAAYFMGNEMSYRELYTAVAQVMSELSALGVKHGQRIALMMPNCPEYVIAYYAITGLGSVVVQISPMSTPTELKYVLGDSGAPIVIAYEPLLRTVFEVRAEIPMQTVIGVRFSASGERNRQTSPQTSSGTDSPDIWLDEWTEAQMGESADQSMGVRQTRTGSNDAQPAARPLLPDRHAIHLDDVAVLQYTGGTTGKPKGAMLTHRNLVANAVQSSRMIPGGITVQDKMVCALPFFHVYAMTVCMNLSVFTGMTMLIVPRFDAKEVMSLFEQHHPTLFPGVPTMYVALSQAAKGHSDALASLRACNSGGAPLPEQVMVHFENLTGAVVLEGYGLSEASPVTHTNPGADRRRPGSIGLPVANTEARIVDAVDGETELGPNEEGELLIKGPQVMKGYWQRPRETEQTLVDGWLHTGDIAKIDEDGYAYIVDRKKDLIIASGYNVYPREVEEVLYKHPAVVEAAVVGADDHYRGETVKAFVVVQKTHQVTEEEIMNWCRKHLSAYKVPKQIEFREDLPKSAVGKVLRRDLRTHK; this is translated from the coding sequence ATGAGGTTTCGGGGAGAGTCCATTGAAATTCCTTGCGCCAACTTGCTGGAAATGCTGGAAGCTACAGTCGAACGCTATCCGACACACACCGCCGCGTATTTTATGGGGAACGAAATGAGCTATCGCGAGTTGTACACTGCAGTTGCACAAGTGATGTCGGAATTGAGTGCACTCGGTGTAAAGCATGGCCAGAGAATTGCTTTAATGATGCCAAACTGCCCGGAATACGTGATTGCGTATTATGCGATAACGGGGCTCGGTTCAGTTGTGGTCCAGATAAGTCCCATGAGTACCCCAACCGAGTTAAAGTACGTGCTTGGTGATTCTGGTGCACCCATCGTGATCGCCTACGAGCCGTTGTTGCGCACGGTCTTTGAAGTGCGAGCGGAAATCCCCATGCAGACGGTTATCGGAGTTCGCTTTTCAGCCAGTGGTGAACGCAATCGTCAAACGTCCCCGCAGACGTCATCTGGCACGGATTCTCCAGATATCTGGCTGGACGAGTGGACGGAAGCCCAAATGGGTGAGTCTGCGGACCAATCCATGGGTGTTCGGCAGACGAGGACGGGCTCGAATGATGCCCAGCCTGCCGCCAGACCCCTGTTACCGGACAGACACGCCATTCACCTTGATGACGTAGCTGTACTGCAATACACAGGAGGAACGACAGGAAAGCCAAAGGGGGCCATGTTGACCCATCGCAACCTTGTGGCAAATGCCGTTCAGTCAAGTCGGATGATTCCGGGCGGTATCACGGTTCAGGATAAAATGGTTTGTGCGCTTCCGTTTTTTCATGTCTATGCAATGACGGTGTGTATGAACCTTTCTGTTTTCACGGGCATGACCATGTTGATTGTTCCCAGATTTGACGCCAAAGAGGTCATGAGCCTGTTTGAGCAACACCACCCGACCCTGTTTCCGGGTGTCCCCACAATGTACGTGGCGCTGTCCCAGGCAGCAAAGGGACATTCGGACGCTTTAGCTTCTTTGCGCGCATGTAACAGCGGCGGAGCTCCGCTGCCGGAACAGGTGATGGTGCACTTTGAAAACTTGACAGGCGCCGTCGTTTTGGAAGGCTACGGACTCAGTGAGGCTTCGCCTGTGACCCATACCAATCCAGGTGCTGACCGCCGTCGCCCGGGAAGCATCGGGCTGCCCGTTGCAAACACCGAAGCCAGGATAGTGGATGCAGTGGATGGGGAGACAGAACTCGGTCCCAATGAAGAAGGCGAACTTCTCATAAAGGGTCCGCAAGTGATGAAAGGCTACTGGCAGAGACCCCGCGAAACAGAACAAACCCTTGTTGACGGGTGGTTACACACGGGAGATATCGCTAAAATAGATGAAGACGGCTATGCGTATATTGTAGATCGAAAGAAAGACTTGATTATTGCCAGCGGATATAATGTATACCCGCGGGAAGTTGAAGAAGTTTTATATAAACACCCGGCCGTAGTGGAAGCGGCTGTGGTTGGCGCAGATGACCATTATCGGGGCGAAACGGTCAAAGCGTTTGTTGTCGTACAGAAGACTCATCAGGTAACCGAAGAGGAAATTATGAACTGGTGCCGCAAGCACTTGTCTGCATACAAAGTACCAAAGCAAATTGAGTTTCGCGAAGACCTCCCGAAATCTGCAGTGGGCAAGGTGTTGCGGCGAGATTTACGTACTCACAAATGA